A window of the Vicugna pacos chromosome 32, VicPac4, whole genome shotgun sequence genome harbors these coding sequences:
- the DDX54 gene encoding ATP-dependent RNA helicase DDX54: protein MAAGTRPAAAPRSRAAMAQWRKKKGLRKRRGTASQSRSSDSEDGEFEIQAEDDARAQKLGPGRPLPTFPTSECTSDVEPDTRELVRAQNKKKKKSGGFQSMGLSYPVFKGIMKKGYKVPTPIQRKTIPVILDGKDVVAMARTGSGKTACFLIPMFERLKTHSAQTGARALVLSPTRELALQTMKFTKELGKFTGLKTALILGGDKMEDQFAALHENPDIIIATPGRLVHVAVEMNLKLQGVEYVVFDEADRLFEMGFAEQLQEIIGRLPGGHQTVLFSATLPKLLVEFARAGLTEPVLIRLDVDAKLNEQLKTSFFLVREDAKAAVLLHLLRTVVRPQDQTVVFVATKHHAEYLSELLTTQRVSCAHIYSALDQTARKINLAKFTHGKCSALIVTDLAARGLDIPLLDNVINYSFPAKGKLFLHRVGRVARAGRSGTAYSLVAPDEIPYLLDLHLFLGRALTLARPHEEPSGAGALDGVLGRVPQSVVDDEDSGLRSTLEASLELRGLCRVADNAQQQYVRSRPTPSPESIKRAKELDLAALGLHPLFSSRFEEKELQRLTLVDRIKHYRSRATIFEINASSRDLSSQVMRAKRQKDRKAIASFQQGRQERQEHLAGPAPSLPAPAPQEEQLEKEEETVGESIEDVFTEVVGRKRQQPGPVRGAKRRREEARQRDQAFYVPYRPKDFDSERGLSVSGDGGAFEQQVAGAVLDLMGDEAQNLTRGRQQLKWDRKKKRFVGQSGQEDKKKIKTESGRYISSSYKRDLYQKWKQKQKIDDRDSEEEGASGRRGPERRGGKRGRGQGVSQPRATSATGGRVRSELKTKQQILKQRRRAQKLRFLQRGGLKQLSARNRRRAQELQQGAFGRGAHSKKGKMRKRM, encoded by the exons ATGGCGGCCGGCACGCGCCCGGCGGCCGCACCGCGGTCCAGAGCTGCCATGGCCCAGTGGAGGAAGAAGAAGGGGCTCCGGAAGCGCCGGGGCACGGCCTCCCAGTCCCGCAGCAGCGACTCGGAGGACGGCGAGTTTGAGATCCAGGCGGAAGATGACGCCCGGGCCCAGAAG CTGGGACCCGGcagacccctccccaccttccccacctcGGAATGCACCTCGGACGTGGAGCCGGACACACGGGAGCTGGTGCGAGCCCagaacaagaagaagaagaagtcgGGAGGCTTCCAGTCCATGG GCTTGAGCTACCCGGTGTTCAAAGGCATCATGAAGAAAGGCTACAAGGTGCCGACGCCCATCCAGAGGAAG ACCATCCCGGTGATCCTGGATGGCAAGGACGTGGTGGCGATGGCCCGGACGGGCAGCGGCAAGACGGCCTGTTTCCTCATCCCCATGTTCGAGCGGCTCAAGACCCACAGCGCCCAGACCGGGGCCCGCGCCCTCGTCCTCTCCCCCACCCGAGAGCTGGCCCTGCAGACCATGAAGTTCACCAAGGAG CTTGGCAAGTTCACTGGCCTCAAGACTGCCCTGATCCTCGGCGGGGACAA AATGGAAGACCAGTTTGCAGCCCTGCATGAGAATCCCGACAT AATCATTGCTACCCCTGGGCGCTTGGTGCACGTGGCCGTGGAGATGAACCTGAAGCTCCAGGGTGTGGAGTACGTGGTATTTGATGAGGCCGACAG GCTCTTTGAAATGGGGTTCGCAGAGCAGCTGCAGGAGATCATCGGCCGCCTCCCCGGGGGCCACCAGACCGTCCTGTTCTCCGCCACGCTGCCCAAGTTGTTGGTGGAGTTCGCCCGGGCCG GCCTCACGGAGCCCGTGCTCATCCGGTTAGACGTGGACGCCAAACTCAACGAGCAGCTCAAG ACGTCCTTCTTCCTCGTGCGCGAGGACGCCAAGGCCGCTGTCCTGCTCCACCTTCTGCGCACCGTGGTGCGGCCCCAGGACCAGACCGTGGTGTTTGTGGCCACCAAGCACCACGCGGAGTATCTCAGTGAG CTGCTGACGACCCAGCGAGTGAGCTGCGCCCACATCTACAGCGCCCTGGACCAGACAGCCCGCAAGATCAACCTGGCCAAGTTCACTCACGGCAAGTGCTCCGCCCTCATCGTGACAGACCTGGCAGCTCGGGGCTTGGACATCCCGCTGCTGGACAACGTCATCAACTACAGCTTCCCTGCCAAGGGCAAGCTCTTCCTGCACCGTGTGG GCCGCGTGGCCCGGGCCGGCCGAAGTGGCACGGCCTATTCCTTGGTGGCCCCAGACGAGATCCCCTACCTGCTGGACCTGCACCTCTTCCTGGGCCGTGCCCTCACCCTCGCCCGTCCCCATGAAGAGCCCTCAG GCGCGGGCGCCCTGGATGGGGTGCTGGGCCGGGTGCCGCAGAGCGTGGTGGACGACGAGGACAGCGGCCTGCGGAGCACCCTGGAGGCGTCGCTGGAGCTGCGGGGCCTGTGCCGCGTGGCCGACAACGCCCAGCAGCAGTACGTGCGCTCACGGCCAACGCCGTCCCCCGAGTCCATCAAGAGGGCCAAGGAGCTGGACCTCGCGGCGCTGGGGCTGCACCCCCTCTTCA gctCCCGCTTCGAGGAGAAGGAGCTGCAGCGGCTGACACTGGTGGACCGCATCAAGCACTACCGCTCCCGGGCG ACCATCTTTGAGATCAATGCCTCTAGCCGGGACCTCAGCAGCCAGGTGATGCGCGCCAAGCGGCAGAAGGACCGCAAGGCCATCGCCAGCTTCCAGCAGGGGCGGCAGGAGCGGCAGGAGCACCTGGCCGGCCCAGCCCCGAGCCTCCCGGCACCAGCACCGCAGGAGGAGCAGcttgagaaggaggaggagacggTGGGAGAGAGCATAGAG GACGTCTTCACAGAGGTTGTGGGCCGGAAGCGCCAGCAACCAGGACCTGTCCGGGGAGCCAAGAGGCGGAGGGAGGAGGCCCGGCAGCGGGACCAGGCGTTCTACGTCCCCTACCGGCCCAAGGACTTCGACAGCGAACGGGG CCTGAGCGTCAGTGGGGATGGGGGCGCCTTCGAACAGCAGGTGGCTGGTGCTGTCCTGGACCTGATGGGGGACGAAGCCCAGAACCTGACCAGGGGCCGGCAGCAGCTCAAGTG GGACCGGAAGAAGAAGCGGTTTGTGGGACAGTCGGGACAGGAGGACAAGAAGAAGATCAAGACGGAGAGTGGCCGCTATATCAGCAGCTCCTACAAGCGGGACCT CTACCAAAAgtggaaacagaaacagaaaattgaTGATCGTGACTCAGAAGAGGAAGGGGCATCGGGCCGGCGCGGCCCAGAGCGAAGAGGTGGGAAGCGCGGCCGAGGGCAAG GTGTGTCCCAGCCCCGCGCCACCAGCGCCACCGGAGGCCGCGTGCGCTCAGAGCTCAAGACCAAGCAGCAGATCCTGAAGCAGCGGCGCCGAGCCCAGAAGCTGCGCTTCCTGCAGCGCGGGGGCCTCAAGCAGCTCTCTGCCCGCAACCGGCGCCGCGCCCAGGAGCTGCAGCAGGGCGCCTTCGGCCGGGGCGCCCACTCCAAGAAGGGCAAGATGCGGAAGAGGATGTAA
- the CFAP73 gene encoding cilia- and flagella-associated protein 73 isoform X1, producing the protein MAVPWEEYFRLTLQEKLPKKILEQNVDHVPPLLHLLEKRQELVDADRGLQAQKEVFQTVKASLQQRWEQLEQKEQELKRAFVRFEKFLREAEARRSRALRRAAEERQQADRQEAEALRLRAQLEELQRERARLQRRLQRLEPCARLLGQVLEQLPEFQEISELVARFDGLADTQEALRVTERQQLSELEEGRARQQRLRDAWQDELLRLGQRRAQLLEQLEAARERTLHWESKWIQIQNTAAEKTLLLGRTRMAALNLFQLVCQHQRRPPDLDIEDTEGQLEQVKLFILDLSTMLARLRQAEPSAPAS; encoded by the exons ATGGCAGTTCCCTGGGAGGAATATTTCCGACTGACCTTGCAAGAGAAACTGCCCAA GAAGATCCTGGAGCAGAATGTGGACCATGTCCCTCCGCTGCTGCACCTCTTGGAGAAGAGGCAGGAGCTGGTGGATGCTGACCGCGGCCTTCAGGCCCAGAAGGAG GTGTTCCAGACTGTGAAGGCATCCCTGCAACAGCGGTGGGAACAGTTGGAACAGAAAGAGCAAGAGCTAAAGAGGGCCTTTGTCCGCTTTGAAAAGTTTTTGCGG GAAGCCGAAGCTCGGCGCAGCCGCGCACTGCGGAGGGCGGCCGAGGAGCGGCAGCAGGCGGACCGCCAGGAGGCGGAGGCGCTGCGGCTTCGGGCCCAACTGGAGGAGCTGCAGCGGGAGCGCGCGCGGCTGCAGCGCCGACTGCAGCGCCTGGAGCCCTGCGCGCGCCTGCTCGGCCAAGTGCTGGAGCAGCTGCCCGAG TTCCAAGAGATCTCTGAGCTGGTGGCGCGCTTCGACGGCCTGGCTGACACGCAGGAGGCGCTGAGGGTCACGGAGCGCCAGCAGCTCTCGGAGCTGGAAGAGGGGCGCGCGCGGCAGCAGCGGCTGCGGGACGCCTGGCAGGACGAGCTGCTGCGGCTGGGCCAGCGGCGAGCGCAGCTGCTGGAGCAACTGGAGGCGGCGCGGGAGCGCACGCTGCACTGG GAATCCAAGTGGATTCAGATCCAGAACACAGCTGCTGAGAAGACCCTGCTCCTGGGACGCACCAGGATGGCAGCACTCAACCTGTTTCAGCTTGTGTGCCAGCACCAGAGGCGGCCACCTGATCTGGACATCGAGGACACCGAAGGGCAGCTGGAGCAG GTGAAGCTGTTCATCCTGGACCTCTCCACCATGCTGGCCAGACTCCGCCAGGCTGAGCCCTCGGCCCCGGCCTCCTAA
- the CFAP73 gene encoding cilia- and flagella-associated protein 73 isoform X2 encodes MAVPWEEYFRLTLQEKLPKKILEQNVDHVPPLLHLLEKRQELVDADRGLQAQKEVFQTVKASLQQRWEQLEQKEQELKRAFVRFEKFLREAEARRSRALRRAAEERQQADRQEAEALRLRAQLEELQRERARLQRRLQRLEPCARLLGQVLEQLPEFQEISELVARFDGLADTQEALRVTERQQLSELEEGRARQQRLRDAWQDELLRLGQRRAQLLEQLEAARERTLHWGTGVLQESKWIQIQNTAAEKTLLLGRTRMAALNLFQLVCQHQRRPPDLDIEDTEGQLEQVKLFILDLSTMLARLRQAEPSAPAS; translated from the exons ATGGCAGTTCCCTGGGAGGAATATTTCCGACTGACCTTGCAAGAGAAACTGCCCAA GAAGATCCTGGAGCAGAATGTGGACCATGTCCCTCCGCTGCTGCACCTCTTGGAGAAGAGGCAGGAGCTGGTGGATGCTGACCGCGGCCTTCAGGCCCAGAAGGAG GTGTTCCAGACTGTGAAGGCATCCCTGCAACAGCGGTGGGAACAGTTGGAACAGAAAGAGCAAGAGCTAAAGAGGGCCTTTGTCCGCTTTGAAAAGTTTTTGCGG GAAGCCGAAGCTCGGCGCAGCCGCGCACTGCGGAGGGCGGCCGAGGAGCGGCAGCAGGCGGACCGCCAGGAGGCGGAGGCGCTGCGGCTTCGGGCCCAACTGGAGGAGCTGCAGCGGGAGCGCGCGCGGCTGCAGCGCCGACTGCAGCGCCTGGAGCCCTGCGCGCGCCTGCTCGGCCAAGTGCTGGAGCAGCTGCCCGAG TTCCAAGAGATCTCTGAGCTGGTGGCGCGCTTCGACGGCCTGGCTGACACGCAGGAGGCGCTGAGGGTCACGGAGCGCCAGCAGCTCTCGGAGCTGGAAGAGGGGCGCGCGCGGCAGCAGCGGCTGCGGGACGCCTGGCAGGACGAGCTGCTGCGGCTGGGCCAGCGGCGAGCGCAGCTGCTGGAGCAACTGGAGGCGGCGCGGGAGCGCACGCTGCACTGG GGGACGGGTGTTCTCCAGGAATCCAAGTGGATTCAGATCCAGAACACAGCTGCTGAGAAGACCCTGCTCCTGGGACGCACCAGGATGGCAGCACTCAACCTGTTTCAGCTTGTGTGCCAGCACCAGAGGCGGCCACCTGATCTGGACATCGAGGACACCGAAGGGCAGCTGGAGCAG GTGAAGCTGTTCATCCTGGACCTCTCCACCATGCTGGCCAGACTCCGCCAGGCTGAGCCCTCGGCCCCGGCCTCCTAA
- the DRC10 gene encoding dynein regulatory complex protein 10 isoform X1, translating to MVKGKLKNQGCQRQYMEETQTVYQGLDLSGRTKAANKMALDMLAVAPLYPGPDVNKIRLIAETTKKSTTPPKLLVPTEPKLTTIETKRIMSVLDDTIHKVELVTLLSYVASNPEDLEGMLGEDIMKAVREHGHLCQILLDHVGYLQEEERQLQGEDVFEDEPWFRDRLLSIELQRSHLPPLVQQVKESTKDIVRLLLNNPQAAASLLQVQPLGRSAEAQSFIDSLIELRGFLFEKLLTSPMEAREKAHFVQDISRRNRRNQEIIDTLENELAACVKNRDAEVEKENFVIQELKNQLHQVCKFSENSLLRTKLEAEKQQKADFRASQARVAKIQQDILMLRSQFHNLVSENWEAEQMLRKKKYKVETEIENWIQKYDTEMSEKQDEYQELDIIHKEEKLQLEELKQRYEVLMEEFSQIQAEQEINTKKRLEAEREMVRMVRAATLIQALWRGYLVRSMLKSKKKKRGKNKAKDKKGKEKGKGKGKGKGKK from the exons ATGGTGAAGGGAAAGCTGAAGAACCAG GGTTGCCAGAGACAATACATGGAGGAGACCCAGACAGTCTACCAAGGTCTCGATCTCTCAGGGCGCACAAAGGCTGCTAATAAAATGGCTTTGGACATGCTCGCCGTGGCCCCTCTCTACCCGGGCCCTGACGTCAACAAAATAAGGCTGATAGCAGAGACAACCAAAAAGTCAACCACCCCGCCGAAACTCTTGGTCCCCACTGAGCCCAAACTCACCACCATTGAGACCAAGAGGATCATGTCCGTCCTAGACGACACCATCCACAAGGTGGAGTTGGTGACCCTGCTGTCATACGTGGCGTCCAATCCCGAGGATCTGGAGGGGATGCTGGGGGAGGACATCATGAAGGCAGTGAGAGAGCACGGGCACCTTTGCCAGATCCTCCTGGATCACGTCGGTTACCTGCAGGAGGAAGAACGGCAGTTGCAGGGGGAAGATGTGTTCGAGGATGAACCATGGTTCCGAGACCGCCTCCTCTCCATAGAGCTGCAGAGATCCCACCTCCCACCACTTGTGCAGCAGGTCAAAGAATCCACCAAGGACATCGTGAGACTCCTGCTCAATAACCCCCAGGCGGCAGCCAGTCTCCTGCAGGTGCAGCCACTGGGCAGAAGTGCGGAAGCCCAGAGTTTTATTGATAGCCTGATAGAGCTCCGAGGTTTCCTGTTTGAGAAGCTTCTCACTAGCCCCATGGAAGCCAGAGAGAAGGCTCATTTTGTACAGGACATCAGCAGACGGAATCGGAGGAACCAGGAAATCATCGACACGCTGGAAAATGAATTGGCAGCATGCGTGAAGAACAGGGATGCAGAG GTGGAGAAGGAGAACTTTGTGATCCAAGAACTGAAAAACCAACTGCACCAGGTGTGCAAGTTCTCAGAAAACAGCCTCCTTCGCACCAagctggaggctgagaagcagcAGAAGGCAGACTTCCGGGCCTCGCAGGCCAGGGTGGCCAAGATCCAACAGGACATCCTGATGCTGCGGTCACAGTTCCACAACCTGGTCTCAGAGAACTGGGAGGCGGAGCAGATGCTGAGGAAG aaaaaatataaagtggAGACGGAAATTGAGAACTGGATCCAGAAATATGATACGGAGATGAGTGAAAAGCAG GACGAGTACCAGGAGCTGGACATCATCCACAAGGAGGAGAAACTCCAGCTGGAGGAGCTGAAGCAACGGTACGAGGTGCTGATGGAAGAGTTTTCCCAGATCCAGGCCGAACAGGAGATTAACACCAAGAAGAGGCTGGAGGCCGAGCGGGAGATGGTGCGCATGGTGCGGGCCGCCACTCTCATCCAGGCCCTGTGGAGGGGCTACCTGGTCCGTTCCATGCTCAAGTCCAAGAAGAAGAAGCGGGGCAAGAACAAAGCGAAGGATAAGAAGGGCAAGGAGAAGGGCAAGGGCAAGGGCAAAGGCAAGGGCAAGAAATGA
- the DRC10 gene encoding dynein regulatory complex protein 10 isoform X2, whose translation MEETQTVYQGLDLSGRTKAANKMALDMLAVAPLYPGPDVNKIRLIAETTKKSTTPPKLLVPTEPKLTTIETKRIMSVLDDTIHKVELVTLLSYVASNPEDLEGMLGEDIMKAVREHGHLCQILLDHVGYLQEEERQLQGEDVFEDEPWFRDRLLSIELQRSHLPPLVQQVKESTKDIVRLLLNNPQAAASLLQVQPLGRSAEAQSFIDSLIELRGFLFEKLLTSPMEAREKAHFVQDISRRNRRNQEIIDTLENELAACVKNRDAEVEKENFVIQELKNQLHQVCKFSENSLLRTKLEAEKQQKADFRASQARVAKIQQDILMLRSQFHNLVSENWEAEQMLRKKKYKVETEIENWIQKYDTEMSEKQDEYQELDIIHKEEKLQLEELKQRYEVLMEEFSQIQAEQEINTKKRLEAEREMVRMVRAATLIQALWRGYLVRSMLKSKKKKRGKNKAKDKKGKEKGKGKGKGKGKK comes from the exons ATGGAGGAGACCCAGACAGTCTACCAAGGTCTCGATCTCTCAGGGCGCACAAAGGCTGCTAATAAAATGGCTTTGGACATGCTCGCCGTGGCCCCTCTCTACCCGGGCCCTGACGTCAACAAAATAAGGCTGATAGCAGAGACAACCAAAAAGTCAACCACCCCGCCGAAACTCTTGGTCCCCACTGAGCCCAAACTCACCACCATTGAGACCAAGAGGATCATGTCCGTCCTAGACGACACCATCCACAAGGTGGAGTTGGTGACCCTGCTGTCATACGTGGCGTCCAATCCCGAGGATCTGGAGGGGATGCTGGGGGAGGACATCATGAAGGCAGTGAGAGAGCACGGGCACCTTTGCCAGATCCTCCTGGATCACGTCGGTTACCTGCAGGAGGAAGAACGGCAGTTGCAGGGGGAAGATGTGTTCGAGGATGAACCATGGTTCCGAGACCGCCTCCTCTCCATAGAGCTGCAGAGATCCCACCTCCCACCACTTGTGCAGCAGGTCAAAGAATCCACCAAGGACATCGTGAGACTCCTGCTCAATAACCCCCAGGCGGCAGCCAGTCTCCTGCAGGTGCAGCCACTGGGCAGAAGTGCGGAAGCCCAGAGTTTTATTGATAGCCTGATAGAGCTCCGAGGTTTCCTGTTTGAGAAGCTTCTCACTAGCCCCATGGAAGCCAGAGAGAAGGCTCATTTTGTACAGGACATCAGCAGACGGAATCGGAGGAACCAGGAAATCATCGACACGCTGGAAAATGAATTGGCAGCATGCGTGAAGAACAGGGATGCAGAG GTGGAGAAGGAGAACTTTGTGATCCAAGAACTGAAAAACCAACTGCACCAGGTGTGCAAGTTCTCAGAAAACAGCCTCCTTCGCACCAagctggaggctgagaagcagcAGAAGGCAGACTTCCGGGCCTCGCAGGCCAGGGTGGCCAAGATCCAACAGGACATCCTGATGCTGCGGTCACAGTTCCACAACCTGGTCTCAGAGAACTGGGAGGCGGAGCAGATGCTGAGGAAG aaaaaatataaagtggAGACGGAAATTGAGAACTGGATCCAGAAATATGATACGGAGATGAGTGAAAAGCAG GACGAGTACCAGGAGCTGGACATCATCCACAAGGAGGAGAAACTCCAGCTGGAGGAGCTGAAGCAACGGTACGAGGTGCTGATGGAAGAGTTTTCCCAGATCCAGGCCGAACAGGAGATTAACACCAAGAAGAGGCTGGAGGCCGAGCGGGAGATGGTGCGCATGGTGCGGGCCGCCACTCTCATCCAGGCCCTGTGGAGGGGCTACCTGGTCCGTTCCATGCTCAAGTCCAAGAAGAAGAAGCGGGGCAAGAACAAAGCGAAGGATAAGAAGGGCAAGGAGAAGGGCAAGGGCAAGGGCAAAGGCAAGGGCAAGAAATGA
- the RITA1 gene encoding RBPJ-interacting and tubulin-associated protein 1 has protein sequence MGSMKTPMELAISGMQTLHLQQRCRGSCQVKVRPSYVDETLFGSPAGTRPAPPDFDPPWVEKASRTRGVGTGASGASGSCETTSCRGSIPTLTPRKKNKYRLIRHTPSYCDESLFGSRPEGTSWEAPWMAKGDAAKLHALFWTPPATPRGSHSPRPRETPVRAIHPTGPAKTEPRMAADSRRLSVDGLESPRPLGRERSHSLTHLNVPSAGRPPTGTPHTNGPRDPRPSPSGVTFRSPLVTPRAHSVSVSVPVTPRRGGATQKPKPPWK, from the exons ATGGGCAGCATGAAGACCCCCATGGAGCTGGCCATCAGTGGGATGCAGACCCTCCACCTTCAGCAGCGCTGCCGAGGCAGCTGCCAGGTCAAGGTTAGGCCATCGTATGTGGATGAGACTTTGTTTGGCAGCCCTGCAGGCACCCGGCCTGCACCACCAGATTTTGACCCACCCTGGGTGGAGAAAGCCAGCAGAACCAGAGGAGTGGGTACAGGGGCCTCAGGGGCTAGCGGGAGCTGTGAGACCACCTCCTGCAGGGGCAGCATCCCGACCCTCACACCAAGGAAGAAGAACAAATACAG ACTGATCAGACACACTCCTTCTTACTGCGATGAGTCACTCTTTGGCTCCCGACCCGAGGGTACCAGCTGGGAGGCCCCATGGATGGCGAAGGGGGATGCTGCAAAGCTCCATGCCCTCTTCTGGACACCCCCAGCTACCCCTAGGGGCAGCCACTCGCCCCGCCCCAGGGAGACCCCAGTGCGAGCCATTCACCCAACTGGTCCCGCGAAGACAGAGCCCAGGATGGCAGCAGACTCCCGGAGGTTGTCGGTGGATGGGTTAGAGTCTCCACGCCCTCTGGGGCGGGAACGTTCCCATTCCCTCACCCACCTTAATGTCCCCAGCGCAGGTCGCCCGCCCACCGGTACCCCCCACACAAATGGGCCTCGGGATCCCAGGCCTTCCCCGTCGGGGGTGACCTTCCGAAGCCCCCTGGTGACTCCCAGGGCTCATTCAGTCAGTGTTTCAGTGCCAGTTACCCCCCGACGAGGCGGGGCCACCCAGAAACCAAAGCCCCCTTGGAAATGA